A window from Dunckerocampus dactyliophorus isolate RoL2022-P2 chromosome 15, RoL_Ddac_1.1, whole genome shotgun sequence encodes these proteins:
- the LOC129194854 gene encoding cornifelin homolog B-like, with translation MPRHVIRVQPQSRCLQGTEQWSTGLCACHEEMGDCCFALCCLPVFTCKVSSKAGACPLLPLLDCIGCVPPASLAIRASVRERYGIQGSVWSDCLYGCCCYSLSWMQISRELKRRAAAHTSSSSSSSSSLSSSAAKYIRLPPLQGSHLV, from the exons ATGCCCCGACATGTGATCCGGGTCCAGCCGCAAAGTAGGTGCCTCCAGGGGACAGAGCAGTGGAGCACGGGTCTGTGTGCGTGTCATGAAGAGATGGGAGACT gcTGCTTTGCACTCTGCTGCCTCCCTGTGTTCACCTGTAAGGTGAGCAGCAAGGCGGGCGCGTGCCCACTGCTACCCCTGCTGGACTGTATCGGCTGCGTGCCCCCGGCCTCCCTCGCCATCAGGGCCTCTGTGAGGGAACGATACGGCATACAG GGCAGCGTGTGGAGCGACTGCCTGTACGGATGCTGCTGCTACTCACTATCTTGGATGCAGATCTCCAGAGAGCTGAAAAGAAGGGCTGCAGCTCAcacctcctcttcatcctcctcctcctcgtccttgtCCTCTTCTGCAGCCAAATACATTAGACTCCCTCCCCTGCAGGGGTCGCACTTGGTCTGA
- the LOC129194856 gene encoding cornifelin homolog A-like isoform X2, with protein MSQQLSQPKPFTMTTMTSMSNQWSSGICDCFQDVNMCCFAFWCIPCFTCKTSVDAGECLCLPLLDAFGIIPPMTTALRVSVRQRYNIEGTVCNDCVYACCCGPCTWCQIAREMQVRTDDI; from the exons ATGTCACAACAACTGAGCCAACCCAAGCCCTTCACCATGACCACCATGACATCCATGTCAAACCAGTGGAGCTCAGGCATCTGCGACTGCTTCCAGGACGTGAATATGT GCTGTTTCGCCTTCTGGTGCATTCCATGCTTCACATGTAAAACGTCAGTCGATGCCGGAGAGTGTCTCTGTCTACCGCTGCTGGACGCCTTTGGGATCATCCCGCCCATGACCACCGCCCTCAGGGTGTCTGTACGCCAGCGTTACAACATCGAG GGTACAGTCTGCAACGACTGCGTGTACGCTTGCTGCTGCGGGCCGTGCACATGGTGCCAAATAGCCAGAGAGATGCAAGTCAGAA CTGACGATATCTGA
- the LOC129194856 gene encoding cornifelin homolog A-like isoform X1 — translation MSQQLSQPKPFTMTTMTSMSNQWSSGICDCFQDVNMCCFAFWCIPCFTCKTSVDAGECLCLPLLDAFGIIPPMTTALRVSVRQRYNIEGTVCNDCVYACCCGPCTWCQIAREMQVRSNPITFVNMAS, via the exons ATGTCACAACAACTGAGCCAACCCAAGCCCTTCACCATGACCACCATGACATCCATGTCAAACCAGTGGAGCTCAGGCATCTGCGACTGCTTCCAGGACGTGAATATGT GCTGTTTCGCCTTCTGGTGCATTCCATGCTTCACATGTAAAACGTCAGTCGATGCCGGAGAGTGTCTCTGTCTACCGCTGCTGGACGCCTTTGGGATCATCCCGCCCATGACCACCGCCCTCAGGGTGTCTGTACGCCAGCGTTACAACATCGAG GGTACAGTCTGCAACGACTGCGTGTACGCTTGCTGCTGCGGGCCGTGCACATGGTGCCAAATAGCCAGAGAGATGCAAGTCAGAAGTAACCCCATTACATTTGTCAACATGGCATCctga
- the ugt5g1 gene encoding UDP glucuronosyltransferase 5 family, polypeptide G1 gives MSHVFPVLLVLLSFLSLRPAGCSRILVVPVDGSHWINMEVILKELHSRGHFLTVLHSPKSWYIPTNASFYTSITVPMLEDGTSKDFYNEILKDVIECRKSANFLRTFCQQRLITNMLSMGHSILAAAVATMLDDPVFMRKLQDAKFDVMLTDPGLTVGVLLGNYLKLPMIFNVRWINNGESHFATSPSPLSFVPVSGSELHDQMDFQGRLKNMLHYIYSVIEIYFYINPKYSDVFQRHFPPGTDLLSLELAADIWLVRSDFVFELPRPTMPNMVYVGGFQCKKARPLTPDLEAFMQSSGEHGVVVMSLGTLVSALPREVTNAIAAAFAQLPQKVIWRIVGEKPSSLGNNTLLVDWLPQNDLLGHPKTRVFVAHGGTNGIYEAIYHGVPVLGLPLLFDQFDNLLRLKVRGAALVLEAKSLTQEDFLQALKDILETPSYRDNILRLSQVHHDRPVSPLNVAIFWIEYVIRHKGAAHLRPAAYGLAWYSYFCLDVLLVMVAVVGAFVGASIFICKSVCCRRFRRKMKSE, from the coding sequence ATGTCCCACGTCTTTCCAGTGCTCCTTGTACTTCTCAGCTTCCTGTCACTCAGGCCCGCTGGCTGTAGCAGGATCCTGGTGGTGCCGGTGGACGGGAGCCACTGGATCAACATGGAGGTGATCCTGAAGGAGCTGCACTCCCGAGGACACTTCCTCACCGTGCTGCACTCACCCAAGAGCTGGTACATCCCCACCAATGCCTCCTTTTACACGTCCATCACCGTGCCCATGCTGGAGGACGGCACCAGTAAGGACTTCTACAATGAGATACTCAAGGACGTGATCGAGTGCCGCAAGTCCGCCAACTTCCTGAGGACATTTTGCCAGCAGCGCCTCATTACAAACATGCTGTCCATGGGTCACAGTATTCTCGCCGCGGCGGTTGCTACTATGTTGGACGATCCGGTTTTCATGAGGAAGCTACAGGATGCCAAGTTTGATGTTATGTTAACCGACCCTGGCCTGACAGTGGGGGTGCTCCTGGGGAATTACCTGAAGTTGCCGATGATCTTCAACGTGCGCTGGATTAATAATGGAGAGAGTCACTTCGCCACATCCCCCTCTCCTCTGTCCTTTGTCCCTGTGTccggaagtgaactacatgacCAGATGGATTTCCAGGGAAGGCTCAAGAACATGTTGCATTACATTTATAGTGTCATTGAAATTTACTTTTACATAAACCCAAAGTACTCAGATGTATTCCAGAGGCACTTCCCTCCTGGAACAGACCTGCTCTCCTTGGAACTTGCAGCAGATATCTGGCTGGTGAGGTCAGATTTCGTCTTTGAGCTCCCTCGCCCGACAATGCCCAACATGGTCTATGTAGGGGGGTTCCAGTGTAAAAAGGCCCGGCCCCTTACTCCTGATCTGGAGGCCTTCATGCAGAGTTCTGGGGAACACGGGGTGGTggtcatgtctttgggaacgttGGTCTCGGCCCTGCCTCGTGAGGTCACCAATGCCATCGCGGCTGCATTTGCTCAGCTGCCTCAGAAGGTGATCTGGAGGATCGTGGGAGAAAAGCCATCATCCTTAGGAAACAACACCCTGCTGGTGGACTGGCTGCCTCAGAATGACCTCCTGGGACACCCCAAAACTCGCGTGTTTGTCGCCCACGGGGGCACCAACGGCATCTATGAGGCGATCTACCACGGAGTTCCGGTTCTGGGTCTGCCGCTGCTCTTTGACCAGTTTGACAACCTTCTCCGGCTGAAGGTGCGTGGGGCAGCCCTTGTGTTGGAGGCTAAATCACTTACCCAGGAAGACTTCCTCCAGGCTCTTAAAGACATTCTCGAGACTCCATCATACCGCGACAACATACTTCGACTCTCTCAGGTCCATCACGACCGCCCCGTGTCTCCTTTAAATGTGGCCATCTTTTGGATCGAGTACGTCATCAGGCACAAAGGAGCGGCCCATCTGCGGCCGGCAGCTTACGGCCTTGCCTGGTACTCCTACTTCTGCCTGGACGTGCTTCTTGTCATGGTTGCTGTTGTCGGAGCCTTTGTGGGGGCTTCCATCTTTATCTGTAAGAGTGTCTGTTGCCGCAGGTTCAGGAGAAAGATGAAATCTGAATAA
- the si:dkey-165a24.9 gene encoding probable G-protein coupled receptor 132 isoform X2 — translation MSNDSCGLPLDTDVLGLTCIYGLVFSLGLPSNLLSLWGLYHLGRGNGSCQQVYILNLLLSDLLQLLTLPLWILYLQGNHRWPYGRLTCELVGYVFYVNVYASVMFLCLIALDRCLAIVFPLSSRRYPVSLRHAHFKITTVALGFLLPCAILGYTSAHIGVTLRRSPTLSAHERHKIVGILVVITVNFIVVFGPYHLVGGYRFASLLWANEPCALERAIFLLYRLCYGLTSLNALLDPLFYIFLCADARLELRKALPCSGRGQNIHKKTTTAHQDAKGHRESGHNNLFVT, via the exons ATGTCCAATGACAGCTGTGGCCTTCCTTTGGACACAGACGTACTTGGCCTGACTTGCATATACGGCTTGGTGTTCTCCTTGGGCCTGCCCAGCAACCTGCTATCGCTATGGGGACTGTACCACTTGGGCCGCGGTAATGGTAGTTGCCAGCAGGTCTACATTCTCAATCTGCTGCTGTCCGACCTCCTGCAGCTGCTCACCCTTCCCTTGTGGATCCTGTACCTCCAGGGCAACCACCGCTGGCCCTACGGTCGACTCACGTGTGAGCTGGTAGGCTATGTGTTCTACGTCAATGTCTATGCCAGTGTCATGTTCCTGTGCCTGATAGCGCTGGACCGCTGCCTGGCCATCGTGTTCCCGCTGAGCAGCCGTAGG TACCCAGTCAGCCTCAGACACGCTCACTTCAAGATCACCACTGTGGCTCTGGGCTTCCTGTTGCCATGCGCCATACTTGG CTACACTTCAGCCCACATTGGAGTGACTCTGCGCCGCTCTCCCACCCTGTCGGCCCATGAGCGTCACAAGATCGTGGGCATCCTGGTGGTCATCACAGTCAACTTCATCGTCGTGTTCGGACCCTACCACCTGGTGGGTGGCTACAGATTTGCATCCTTGCTGTGGGCCAACGAGCCGTGCGCACTGGAGCGCGCTATCTTCCTGCTCTACCGCCTGTGCTACGGGTTGACCAGCCTCAACGCGCTGCTCGATCCCCTCTTCTACATCTTTTTGTGCGCCGACGCCCGGCTGGAGCTGCGGAAGGCACTGCCCTGCTCAGGGCGAggccaaaacattcacaaaaagacCACTACAGCTCACCAGGATGCCAAGGGACATCGGGAAAGTGGACATAATAATCTTTTTGTAACGTAG
- the si:dkey-165a24.9 gene encoding probable G-protein coupled receptor 132 isoform X1, with protein MSNDSCGLPLDTDVLGLTCIYGLVFSLGLPSNLLSLWGLYHLGRGNGSCQQVYILNLLLSDLLQLLTLPLWILYLQGNHRWPYGRLTCELVGYVFYVNVYASVMFLCLIALDRCLAIVFPLSSRRVRTVRVAAVSGVAVWTLTFLFCLFGLLPSVFNPDRLLCLEQYPVSLRHAHFKITTVALGFLLPCAILGYTSAHIGVTLRRSPTLSAHERHKIVGILVVITVNFIVVFGPYHLVGGYRFASLLWANEPCALERAIFLLYRLCYGLTSLNALLDPLFYIFLCADARLELRKALPCSGRGQNIHKKTTTAHQDAKGHRESGHNNLFVT; from the exons ATGTCCAATGACAGCTGTGGCCTTCCTTTGGACACAGACGTACTTGGCCTGACTTGCATATACGGCTTGGTGTTCTCCTTGGGCCTGCCCAGCAACCTGCTATCGCTATGGGGACTGTACCACTTGGGCCGCGGTAATGGTAGTTGCCAGCAGGTCTACATTCTCAATCTGCTGCTGTCCGACCTCCTGCAGCTGCTCACCCTTCCCTTGTGGATCCTGTACCTCCAGGGCAACCACCGCTGGCCCTACGGTCGACTCACGTGTGAGCTGGTAGGCTATGTGTTCTACGTCAATGTCTATGCCAGTGTCATGTTCCTGTGCCTGATAGCGCTGGACCGCTGCCTGGCCATCGTGTTCCCGCTGAGCAGCCGTAGGGTGAGGACGGTCAGGGTGGCCGCAGTTTCAGGCGTGGCGGTGTGGACACTTACGTTTCTCTTCTGCCTGTTTGGACTCTTGCCGTCTGTTTTCAACCCGGACCGACTGCTGTGTCTGGAGCAGTACCCAGTCAGCCTCAGACACGCTCACTTCAAGATCACCACTGTGGCTCTGGGCTTCCTGTTGCCATGCGCCATACTTGG CTACACTTCAGCCCACATTGGAGTGACTCTGCGCCGCTCTCCCACCCTGTCGGCCCATGAGCGTCACAAGATCGTGGGCATCCTGGTGGTCATCACAGTCAACTTCATCGTCGTGTTCGGACCCTACCACCTGGTGGGTGGCTACAGATTTGCATCCTTGCTGTGGGCCAACGAGCCGTGCGCACTGGAGCGCGCTATCTTCCTGCTCTACCGCCTGTGCTACGGGTTGACCAGCCTCAACGCGCTGCTCGATCCCCTCTTCTACATCTTTTTGTGCGCCGACGCCCGGCTGGAGCTGCGGAAGGCACTGCCCTGCTCAGGGCGAggccaaaacattcacaaaaagacCACTACAGCTCACCAGGATGCCAAGGGACATCGGGAAAGTGGACATAATAATCTTTTTGTAACGTAG
- the LOC129194849 gene encoding uncharacterized protein LOC129194849 isoform X2, with amino-acid sequence MFKLCMLVVALFRAYATVLFASLGDDVSLPCFFEPGAKYLCWYKQVAESSHLSILQQPTFITATPGGSAGLQCAMHPGTSDGHHRFYWFREASGDSRLGMTYVHLGNGSRCAKTSERRCVYMLPKQDVTLADAGMYYCAVASCGEIVFGEGTRLDVGGGETHTLLTKCLLAALLVSVLFNILLTVCICKKSRRQQLPNGEITTQPSVLEDNVEDESGDAAALPYVALDFKNRQSNSRRQRSPEDTVYAGVRLKYVD; translated from the exons ATGTTCAAGCTTTGCATGCTCGTGGTCGCTCTTTTTAGAGCTT ATGCCACTGTCCTTTTTGCCAGCCTGGGTGACGATGTGAGCCTCCCCTGCTTCTTCGAACCCGGAGCCAAATATCTGTGCTGGTACAAGCAGGTTGCAG AATCAAGCCACCTATCCATCCTCCAGCAGCCAACATTCATCACGGCGACTCCGGGGGGTTCGGCTGGCTTACAATGCGCCATGCACCCTGGAACCAGCGATGGACATCACAGGTTCTACTGGTTCCGAGAGGCTTCAGGAGACTCCCGTTTGGGAATGACGTACGTCCACTTGGGGAACGGCAGCAGGTGTGCAAAGACGTCCGAGCGCCGTTGCGTTTACATGCTTCCCAAGCAGGACGTCACTCTCGCTGACGCCGGGATGTATTACTGCGCTGTGGCCTCCTGTGGGGAGATCGTGTTTGGCGAGGGGACCAGGCTGGATGTTGGAGGTGGAGAGACACACACTTTGTTGACAAAGTGTCTGCttgcagctctgcttgtgtctgtCCTCTTCAATATCCTGCTCACAGTTTGTATTTGCAAAAAGTCCAGAAGACAGCAGCTTCCAAATGGTG AAATAACAACGCAACCAAGTGTCCTGGAAGACAATGTGGAAGATGAG AGTGGGGACGCTGCTGCTTTGCCGTACGTGGCTCTGGACTTCAAAAACAGACAGTCCAACAGCAGGAGACAGAGGAGCCCTGAGGACACTGTCTACGCTGGAGTGAGACTCAAATATGTGGACTGA
- the LOC129194849 gene encoding uncharacterized protein LOC129194849 isoform X1 — protein sequence MFKLCMLVVALFRAYATVLFASLGDDVSLPCFFEPGAKYLCWYKQVAGDKPEMVFSFYVYLHNSKSPQKTEEVSERLTVRHGANFFHLKIYDVGLSDTAMYYCGQTQLSVTSFDNGIFLVVQESSHLSILQQPTFITATPGGSAGLQCAMHPGTSDGHHRFYWFREASGDSRLGMTYVHLGNGSRCAKTSERRCVYMLPKQDVTLADAGMYYCAVASCGEIVFGEGTRLDVGGGETHTLLTKCLLAALLVSVLFNILLTVCICKKSRRQQLPNGEITTQPSVLEDNVEDESGDAAALPYVALDFKNRQSNSRRQRSPEDTVYAGVRLKYVD from the exons ATGTTCAAGCTTTGCATGCTCGTGGTCGCTCTTTTTAGAGCTT ATGCCACTGTCCTTTTTGCCAGCCTGGGTGACGATGTGAGCCTCCCCTGCTTCTTCGAACCCGGAGCCAAATATCTGTGCTGGTACAAGCAGGTTGCAGGTGACAAACCTGAAATGGTCTTCTCTTTCTACGTCTACTTGCACAATTCCAAAAGCCCTCAGAAAACGGAGGAGGTCAGCGAGCGACTGACGGTTCGCCACGGAGCAAACTTCTTCCATCTAAAGATTTACGATGTGGGGCTCTCGGACACGGCCATGTACTACTGTGGGCAGACACAGCTCAGCGTTACGAGCTTTgacaatggaatatttttggttGTACAAG AATCAAGCCACCTATCCATCCTCCAGCAGCCAACATTCATCACGGCGACTCCGGGGGGTTCGGCTGGCTTACAATGCGCCATGCACCCTGGAACCAGCGATGGACATCACAGGTTCTACTGGTTCCGAGAGGCTTCAGGAGACTCCCGTTTGGGAATGACGTACGTCCACTTGGGGAACGGCAGCAGGTGTGCAAAGACGTCCGAGCGCCGTTGCGTTTACATGCTTCCCAAGCAGGACGTCACTCTCGCTGACGCCGGGATGTATTACTGCGCTGTGGCCTCCTGTGGGGAGATCGTGTTTGGCGAGGGGACCAGGCTGGATGTTGGAGGTGGAGAGACACACACTTTGTTGACAAAGTGTCTGCttgcagctctgcttgtgtctgtCCTCTTCAATATCCTGCTCACAGTTTGTATTTGCAAAAAGTCCAGAAGACAGCAGCTTCCAAATGGTG AAATAACAACGCAACCAAGTGTCCTGGAAGACAATGTGGAAGATGAG AGTGGGGACGCTGCTGCTTTGCCGTACGTGGCTCTGGACTTCAAAAACAGACAGTCCAACAGCAGGAGACAGAGGAGCCCTGAGGACACTGTCTACGCTGGAGTGAGACTCAAATATGTGGACTGA
- the LOC129194852 gene encoding uncharacterized protein LOC129194852: protein MMSRVLTCLLLLTFAHTDGQRSSSDVRHLPVQAGQNVTLECFHKEYIFGISYWYKQAPGKKPKLLASSYINGQESKLYGEVKQHPRFNLTSLPDRNCLNILDVQASDSATYYCIIHSLSVSEFHEVILMEVRSSTWAIPASVNQSASKSIRLRGSVTLSCTVHTESSCDEEHQVYWLRGDLGSSPGIVYTSRGSRMNGSCVYELPMSGLNDSDVGTYYCAVATCGHILFGNGTTLAFECDTVLVHILSGALASSILLIVILACSMNKTQTLGQADPQQASPPALAPKEQGDEDTDLHYTDLSDQKVRRLTRQRDVSAECVYSSIKQ from the exons ATGATGTCTCGTGTGCTCACATGTCTCCTCTTGTTGACCTTCG CTCATACGGATGGCCAGAGGTCGTCATCAGACGTGCGCCATCTGCCAGTTCAAGCGGGCCAAAATGTGACTTTGGAGTGCTTCCACAAGGAATACATTTTCGGCATTTCCTACTGGTACAAGCAAGCGCCTGGGAAGAAACCGAAACTGCTGGCCAGCTCATACATCAATGGTCAAGAGAGCAAACTTTATGGTGAAGTAAAGCAGCACCCCCGCTTCAACCTGACTTCTCTCCCCGACAGGAACTGTTTGAACATCTTAGATGTGCAAGCGTCAGACTCAGCAACCTATTACTGCATAATTCACAGTTTGTCTGTCTCTGAATTCCATGAGGTCATTCTCATGGAGGTGAGATCGTCCACTTGGGCCATCCCAGCATCAGTGAATCAGTCAGCATCCAAGAGCATCCGGCTTAGAGGTTCTGTGACTCTAAGTTGCACCGTCCATACCGAGTCATCCTGTGACGAGGAACACCAAGTTTACTGGCTCCGGGGTGACCTGGGTTCCAGCCCAGGGATAGTTTACACATCCAGAGGGAGTAGGATGAATGGGAGCTGCGTCTACGAGCTGCCGATGAGCGGACTGAATGACTCAGACGTGGGGACGTACTACTGCGCTGTGGCAACATGTGGACACATCCTATTTGGAAACGGCACCACGCTGGCCTTTGAAT GTGACACAGTGCTGGTGCACATCTTGAGTGGAGCTTTGGCCTCCTCAATCTTGCTGATTGTCATCTTGGCCTGCAGCATGAACAAGACACAGACCTTGGGTCAGGCAG ACCCACAACAAGCATCACCGCCTGCCTTGGCTCCAAAGGAACAG GGTGATGAAGACACAGATCTCCATTACACCGATTTGAGCGATCAGAAGGTCAGAAGGTTGACCAGACAGAGGGACGTCTCCGCTGAGTGTGTGTACTCAAGTATCAAGCAGTAG
- the LOC129194848 gene encoding RNA-binding protein 4.1-like, with protein sequence MVKIFVGNLPQEATEDEIKALFTEYGTVTECAIIKNFAFVHMDDRRAAVKAIKNLHFHKLHGSAINVEASHGKNYGAVKLHVANVERGTDDDLRALFEEYGRVTECAVIKNFAFVHMANSDEAMDAIQGIDNTEFHGKRIHVQISKTRPRGDQQEDYPPPPPDGGGFWPPPHYPGDRPEPPPPGYMRGRPHMPPGYPAPPLPPPPPRRAAYPERPYEDERGSYGVVDYYEKYRARPYGYEAQRPGGPPPPPPPPPPPPPSVARDRLMNPPLDPYERRPPPPPPPPSAYYARDRSPHRRPPNGAIPPAGNGYSYERSRIPPVSRVPPYGVPRPRDPYAERLPPPPPPPPARYAY encoded by the exons ATGGTGAAGATTTTTGTCGGCAACTTGCCCCAGGAAGCAACCGAGGATGAAATCAAGGCCCTCTTCACCGAGTATGGCACAGTCACGGAATGTGCCATCATCAAAAACTTCGCCTTCGTCCACATGGATGACCGCAGGGCCGCGGTGAAAGCTATCAAGAACCTGCACTTCCATAAGCTCCACGGCTCAGCCATCAATGTGGAGGCCAGCCACGGGAAGAACTACGGGGCGGTTAAGCTGCATGTGGCCAATGTAGAGCGGGGCACTGACGACGACCTGCGTGCCCTATTTGAAGAGTACGGGAGGGTCACGGAATGTGCCGTAATCAAAAATTTTGCTTTTGTGCACATGGCCAACTCTGACGAAGCCATGGATGCCATTCAGGGGATTGACAACACTGAGTTTCATG GCAAACGCATCCATGTGCAGATTTCCAAAACCAGGCCCAGAGGTGACCAGCAAGAGGACTATCCTCCTCCCCCCCCAGATGGTGGTGGCTTTTGGCCCCCCCCACACTACCCAGGAGACAGGCCTGAGCCTCCCCCACCAGGCTACATGAGAGGTCGCCCCCACATGCCCCCAGGTTACCCTGCCCCACCTCTGCCGCCACCGCCTCCCAGGCGAGCCGCCTACCCCGAGCGCCCCTATGAGGACGAGCGGGGCAGTTACGGCGTGGTAGATTACTACGAAAAGTACAGAGCCCGTCCGTATGGCTACGAAGCTCAACGCCCGGGCGGTCCGCCTccgccgccgccaccaccaccgccgCCTCCTCCCAGCGTTGCGCGAGATCGTCTCATGAACCCGCCGCTCGACCCGTATGAGCGTCGGCCTccgcctcctccccctcctccgtCGGCGTATTATGCCCGAGACCGCAGCCCCCACCGAAGACCGCCTAATGGGGCCATTCCTCCCGCCGGTAATGGCTACTCCTACGAGCGCTCCCGTATCCCTCCTGTTTCCCGGGTCCCACCGTACGGAGTTCCTCGGCCCAGGGACCCCTACGCAGAGCGACTGCCGCCTccgccaccgccgccgcctGCACGCTACGCTTATTAA
- the tifa gene encoding TRAF-interacting protein with FHA domain-containing protein A has protein sequence MSVSETMETEEDLLTCLHIKFYHPQQNTKGFYSLLHLGNRSKHCADEPLRLGRDTQVCNFSLVDRRVSRKQLALHAYRTPQSQDMLFTLQNLSQVAKVYVNSLALDFLERVDLPNKALVRFGQYEILIVREAGEAKGSFEVELDVLPAPPSRETCACQPSTVPVMDTGSQLIPKPEIQDPLETDETLMCHSLNTLPSL, from the coding sequence ATGAGTGTTTCTGAGACAATGGAGACAGAAGAGGATCTTTTGACTTGCCTCCACATCAAGTTCTACCACCCCCAGCAGAACACTAAAGGTTTTTACAGTTTGCTCCATCTGGGCAACAGAAGTAAACACTGTGCAGATGAGCCTCTCCGTTTAGGACGGGATACCCAGGTTTGCAACTTTTCTCTGGTCGACCGCAGGGTGTCCCGCAAGCAGCTGGCCCTCCATGCTTACCGCACACCTCAGAGTCAAGACATGCTGTTCACCCTTCAGAACTTGTCTCAGGTGGCAAAGGTGTACGTTAACAGCTTAGCCCTGGACTTCTTGGAGAGGGTGGATCTCCCGAATAAGGCCCTGGTCCGGTTCGGGCAGTACGAGATACTGATCGTCAGGGAGGCCGGCGAGGCCAAAGGGAGCTTTGAGGTGGAGTTGGACGTCCTGCCAGCGCCTCCATCTAGGGAGACATGCGCATGTCAGCCCAGCACCGTGCCAGTCATGGACACAGGATCCCAGCTGATACCCAAACCAGAAATCCAAGACCCTTTGGAGACAGATGAGACTCTCATGTGTCATTCACTCAACACTCTACCCTCTCTGTGA